aaacaaaacaaaaacaacaacaacaacaaaataagcacAAGGCAATGAGAAATGATAGGACCAGAAGCTAGCATCCAAGTACTCCAGGAGGGCACACAATCTCTTCTGTATCATGAAGCACAGTCCTTTCTAACAGAAGCCACCACCTCAGATTGGATACCAACTACTGCAGGAAAGAAACACACAACTGAGCATGGAGACGAGACAGGGAAAACACTGGCTCTGGGTGACAGAAGGGCCTTCAGAACAAAAATCTGAGGTGTCAATTTTTACCTGTTAGAATCTACCCTTAACTACTCCGATTTCCTGAATCTGCGGACTTCCAAACTGTCTGTAAAAGCTGTGCAAGTCTTCTGTACTTACTGGTGGTCCTGAAGGGAACGGAGGCATCCAACATGGcaggaaggggggaggaggaggtggcggTGGGCCATTGAATCTCAGGCCTGGCTATAAAGAATATTTCAAAGgaagttaatattttaaaggaaaatttcttCCTTCACTGAAAGGAAGAATATTCAAAaccaaagtaataaaaataggACATGGAGAGATGGTACAGCAGTTAAAATCAcctgtattcacacacatacacacagacatgcacacatacatacacataattaaaaagaaagtaactcTTAACTAAATGGTAGCCTCTaggtatttttccatttcttttctctaaaCATTTAGTAAGTGAAGTCACAGTAAAGATTTGTAACTGCCTAACAAATCAGAGACAAGTATTTACCAAGATGATTTAATCCCCACTATCACATCATCTTTTTGCAGCCATCCTGTTAGTAGGTCtacaaaatggctcagcagatcaaAAGTGCTCCCCACCcagtctgacagcctgagtctgactcccaggacccacctggagggagagaaccaactcccacaagttgtcctctaacctccacatgtacacagcacccgcccaaataaataaatagaaaaaaagggaggggggctggagcgatggctcagcagttatgagcactgactgctcttccagaggacccaggtttatttcccagcacccacatggcagctcacaactgtctataactccaattccaggggacctgacacctcacacagacacacagacaaaccccagaaaacaaaacaagaacaaacaacaaccaacacTGGGATGGGAGCTGCCTGAGATCGTGCCCACATTACAGGACTCTTCTCCCACATATCTATTACAGGTGACTCTGAACAACAGCCGTCAGGCAACGACAGAGCAGTCAGTTTCTACCTTAGGAAAGTACACCAGGGCTGGGAGATGCTCAGGAACAGAAGGGGCTTGCTGCCAGGGCTGATGAGCCCAGTTctatcccaggacccacatggcggaaggtGAGAGAGAGCCTATACCTGCAAGTTGACTTCCGACTTCCACAGTAGCATgtgtgcaaatacatacatacacacacacacacacacacacacacacacacacacacacacacacacacacacactacataaatgtgataaaaaggtttttaaaaaggaaagtgtaCTAGTTATTAGTCTACTACCCCATGGCAATCTGGAGAGCTAATAACCCCCAACTCTTTACTTCACTCTTGCATTTCCTTTTTATGAATTCTGGCCTGGGAAAAGTACAGTTTCATAGGAAAGCTATAAATTACTTAAAAGAAGAGCAAGGGTCCCAGTGGAAATTACTTCCTTCATAACTAATTTTCTGAACAGAACGCTTACCTTTCCTGGTCCCAATCCTGACCCTGGCATTGGGGGTGGTGGAGGGAGAAACGAGTTCCACGGAGCAGCTTTGGACTTGCTGTGTGGTTTACTTCCAAGGGATCTGGAGGAGTTTTCACTGTCGTCTGTTGAAGCTTGACTTTcattctttataaagaaaaacaaacatttttgctatgcagaggcagagcacttgcccagcatttGTATGGCTCCAGCAAAAAGACAATGAGAAGAGAATAGGGAGAATGAGACTGTTATATAATGCCTCAGTGGGTCAAGTAACAACTGGTTATAATGCTTTTTCCGTAGTTAGTCTCCGCCTTCAGGAACGGACATATTCATCAccttacctcctgagtgctctgTTCCGCATGATTAGCTACTTCACAGGTTGGGGAAAGGAGATCAGACAGATTTTGCTCCTCTCTGTTTCCATATCCAGTATAAACCACAACACAGGTTTCTTTCTTGAAATCAATGGAAGCAATGGTAGCTGGGTAAACACAGCCGTCTTCTGACCAAATGGCAGAACATTTATCACCAACTTTCCACTacgaaagaaatgaaagacacaGACGTGCACACGTTACTTCTTTGGAAGAGAACAAACCATAACCCAGCTCTCCAACTGCAATTCCAACCCTCCCATCTACTTAATTACCGACACTGCTCTTAGTCCCCTGCATGCCCTTTCCCAGACAGACGAACGGCTGTAATGATGAACGGCTGCAATGTACTCTACACCTAAATGTGCCATGAAGAACAAACAGACCGAAAGTGTATGACACATCCAACACGTGCCAGAAAAAAGCAAGTGCTCCTCAAACATCAATACCCTTCCCCTTTGGGTAAAAATGACCTGACTAGTGAGGCatcaaaatatttacttaaaaaaacaaacaaactcaaaacccaaaccaaacaaacaaaaatgtcagctCGTCTACACGGCTTTGTTCTAGTTCAGTGTGGGTTTGATGCTGGGACACCCGGGCCGGGTGTGTACTAGGCAgctcctctaccactgagctatactcccaCCTCAGACCTCTGCCTTTAAATTAGCAGACCTAGTTACCAAAACTCCTGTTTTCCATAATAGCTTCTGGATTGTTGAATTGTGTGGGAAGAAGGGGGGGTGGGTAGTTACTGATCAgctacacaacacacactcagAATGCAAGAAGCTCTGGGTTTAATACCCAGTACCACAGaaggaatacatatatatatgattgtatgtgtgtatatcatctctccatctccattaGCTTAAGAAAACAACACTGCTGACTCAGTTTACAGCCTCATTCACTCTAAATAGCATCAGCAACCCTTTCCCTCAGGCTGGGCAAGACcctgtttaataaataaataacctgttTCAGGGGAGGTATGGcactcttcttttggtttttattcttcTTAGCAGGTTTTCTTCTGGCTGTGCCTTTTGGCTTATCTGAAGTTTCACAAACGTCACCATTCTTTAGAGCATGCTATGAAAATAGTAATAGAAATAAATGCACGTGTTATGAAGGAATATGTTGTTAAAACGTCACCATTCCTAACATGACTGTTAACACTATAAGACGATCTCAAGGTCCCAGCACCTAAGAAGGCCTCAATTTACTCAGGGTTCCAGTCCCCCACCCCAAATGTATGAcgtgaggaaataaagaaaagagtggTTAAACATTTCATACCTTAAAGGAAGCCACAGCTTTATCATAAGCTTTTATCAATGCCGTATCATCCCAAATGTCAGAATCATCACTCTAAAGTGAAAATAGAATACATATAGTTTATGGGCAAATagctttaattaaaaacatatgatAGAAAGTACTGGGGGATGGGAGATGTTCTTCATGGCCCCCcagttcaatccttagcactaCTTGTAGtaatacatgcctataatccaaacACTCaaaagattgaggcaggaggattgccaaggcAAGCTGAAGacaagcctggactacacagtagaTTCCAAGGCAGCCTAGACTAcaacacaagaccctgtctcaaaaaacaaacaaacaaacaaaaaaccccaaaaactatGACCTGTAAATTAtaatggctcatacctgtaatctataatcccaacacttgggaggcagatacaaTAGGGTCACCAAgcgttccaggccagtctagtctacatattGAATTCCGGGCCAATATGGCTACAGAATGCAAccaattcaaaaacaaaagagtgaaacaaactttaaaaccaggtgtggtggtacacccctttaaCTCCAGCACATGGTTGGCTGAGGTAGGTCAACCTctttgacgccagcctggtctacatggagagttccaggcctgccagcgctacatagtgagatgtgtctgaaaacagaaacaacaaccaaATAGAATCTTCAATAAGTAAGATTACCCCTGGGagtacaggtatgcaccaccacaccgggCCTGAAGAAGATATAGAGACGACAGATAAGCACAGGAAACTGTGTGGCTTAAGGAGAGAACCAGACCACGGGGGCTACGCTGAAGCTACAAGGCAAAGTTACGGTTGAGCTGTCcccaagagaaggaaaagcagTATTGCCAAATGTTGCCTTGAATCTCTTCTCCCACCCTACACTCCAGGCAGAAAACACACTTAGCATGCTACGAGGGCGCTCCTAATGTTTTCAACTTTGTTAGATGGAGTGTGTTCTGtttcccaggctagcttcaaactcacaatcctgcctcagcctctcaaatagcTGGGATTGTCACAGGGTCCACCAGCCAGGCTCTCATTTTCCCTGATATTTAAAAGTCTTTATTTaaccggccggtggtggcgcacgcctttaatctcagcactcagaaggcagaggcaggcaatctcagtgagttcaaggccagcctggtctacaagagtgagttccaggactgcagtactgtttcacagagaaaccctgtctcgaaaaaccaaaaaaataaataaataaataaataaataaaaataaaagtgtttattttactCTTACGGAGTCTCACTGTCGTTTAGGCCTCGAGTGCACTCTGCGATCTTGAATTCCcgagcctcctgcctccatctcccaagtgcttgtGACCGTAAGCGAGCACCATGAAGCCTGGCTCTGATCTTCCGTCGTACACACTTGATACACCACAAGTCTTCCTAATCTTCCTCACCTCAGTGCATTGTAAGTAGCAACTTTTCAGCTATCAGTTACCTTCTCTCTCAAATTTTCTTACCGACTATTATCTGGGAAACTCGGTCCTTCTAGTTACAAAGTTCTATCTAGAACGCAGTATTTTAGTCTCACTGCTCACGTCTGGGTCTTGACCTACATTTGGAGCTTTGCAATGCCTCCTAACTGGTCTCATTGCTTCTGCCGGCCTGTCCCTGTGCCCGCACATCCCTCACAGTCACCCAGGACCAAAGCGTGGCTCCCAGCCACTCGGGCGGATGGGGAGCAGCGTGTGGATCCCTCACAGTCACCCAGGACCAAAGCGCGGCTCCCAGCCACTCCGGCGGATGGGGAGCAGCGTGTGGATCCCTCACAGTTCAGGACCAAAGCGCGGCTCCCAGCCACTCTGGCGGATGGGGAGCAGCGTGTGGATCCCTCAGTCACCCAGGACCAAAGCGCGGCTCCCAGCCATTCTGGCGGATGGGGAGCAGCGTGTGGATCCCTCACAGTCACCCGGGACCAAAGCGCGGCTCCCAGCCACGCCGGCGGATGGGGAGCAGCGTGTGGATCCCTCAGTCACCCGGGACCGAAGCGCGGCTCCCAGCCACTCGGGCGGATGGAGAGCAGCGTGTGGATCCCTCACAGTCACCCGGGACCAAAGCGCGGCTCCCAGCCACTCGGGCGGATGGGGAGCAGCGTGTGGATCCCTCACAGTCACCCGGGACCAAAGCGCGGCTCCCAGCCACTCGGGCGGATGGAGAGCAGCGTGTGGATCCCTCACAGTCACCCGGGACCAAAGCGCGGCTCCCAGCCACTCGGGCGGATGGGGAGCAGCGTGTGGATCCCTCAGTCACCCGGGACCGAAGCGCGGCTCCCAGCCACTCGGGCGGATGGGGAGCAGCGTGGGGCCCGAGCGCGCACCAGCTCGGCCTCGGCCGCCGCCTCACCTGGCCGGTGCCACGTCGGAACAGCACCGCGTCCTCCTGCTCCGAGGCTGCACCGCCGCTGCCCATCGCCATGGCAAGCTACCGCGGACGCTGCCGGGGCTCGCCCCGTGACGACTTCCGCCGCGAGGGGCTGCTGGGACCGGAAGAGCACGGTGGCCCGGAGGCAGCCGGGGCTCTTCCGCGCGCTTTAGGCACGTGGCTCACGCGCTCCCAACTCACGCCTGTGACAGctctgtcctcctctttctccccttccctgtctcctggctctttcccttttttcccctctcatttTCTTCCAAGTTACTTTCTTCCCTCCAcgcccccccccatttttttttcgtttttcaatCAGGGTCCCACACTGGTAGTTCAGCCTCGCTGTATAGAGTCCATGCCGGCCTTTGCTACCCCAGCTTCCCGAGTTTGGGGATTACAGGTTCTGTCagatttgttttcccttttcaaCAATAGTTCTAGTATAAAATAATGGTGATGGCAGGTAGCCCGATAAAGCTGCACAATAAGGGCGTCCTCTGTTGGTTCTTGAGGCACGCAGCAGTTACTGGGGGATGGACTGGTCCAGGGCCTTCCACGGCAGTGTGAGGTGTCCATTGCATAGTGGGTCCCAGGTGAGGGAGGCCGGCCGTTTCCTTGGTCGGGCATGTCTGGTAAGTTCTTGGGTCTGGTTTTCCTGATAGGATTTTGATACGCCCATGGCCCCCATAGTTTCGATTCATCCCGATGAGCTTACAGATTGACTCCCTTGTCTGTCCTCGGGAATAAGTCACTTATCAATCCGTACTAGATGGCCCCTGACAGATGGTGACATTTCTCGGTGTACCCAGAAGCTGCAACCATTATCCCCCAAAATGGGGTCAGAAGCTGTTAGGAGGGTAGAGTTgccagaggcaagcaggtctgagtttggggccagcctggtctacatagaaagttctaggtcagtcagaggttcacagtgagaccccatctcaaagtaAAATGGAGCCTCCCAGGGCAGGGCACAGCCTGGCAAATACCACGTGTTTTAGACTATACGGAGCAACTTAGAGTAGAGCATAACCAATAAGGCAACCCAACAGGGCCCAGTGAGATTTCTGGGTTCTTGTGTCccagaataaaaaaatcagaacagGGACCTACTAATAGTGATGGTAATAGACATCGTTAGTTAAGAAAGAATGTGCCCAGCTGTGGAAGTGGGTAAAATATCTGGGAAGGGTACTGTAGTATCCTGTCAGAATCTTCAGGAGAACTGTGGTCCCAAACATCTTTCTAAGGAGCTGAAAGATGATCAGTTGTCTATTAATTCTATGCTAATGAGAAATGTGGCAGGCCATTTTCTCATTGTGCAAACATAGTATACTTACATAAACTAAGAGGTCTACATGTttcgtttgttttcttttgtagcgGAGGCTGTAACTTGGGACTTCACCCATGCTAAGTACATGTTCTATGACATGTGCTGTCTGTCTCAGGAAAATGCTACGTAACAGGAGCTTTGTAGTCCAGGTTTGTCTCAAGGTCAtggtctgcctcagcctcctcagtcctgcctgggattacaggaatagAGTAGCACTGTGCCCAGCATTATACGATGTAGATTTTATGCAATACCTGTCAAATATGTCATCCATCATTGACTTCAAAGTCATTATAGGGCAAATAGCTGTACCTTCAGAAAGAGTATTCACACCTCATGAATAAGAAATTCCATTCTAGGtattacttaaaattattattgctTATCACCACCTTATTTCTATTCTGTAAATTCTTATATGGGGCTGGGTATTAGCAGTAAAATGCTTGTCTAGTATGCATAAGAACCTGGGGTTGATCCCCAGTGTTGCATGGAGAAAAAATTATGCTAGTATTATTCATAGTATTCATAATAGCCTTATACTGGAAGCAATGCAAGTATCTGTGAAAAGCAGAGTGCCCCCAGCTAACTTAGGGAATAGTCACACAACAGAACACTGTACAACaatgtctcaacaacaaaaacccatggttttttcttaaaagaagtgAATGTATAAGGTAAAAGCTGTATGAAGTATTAGATAATTCTAGAATTTAGATCTTTGTAGAATTTAGGCTGTTTATTCTGTTGCTTcagtggtttttgtttatttgagacaggaccttgaTAGGTAGCCCAAGGTAGCTTCAAACTCAGGGTCATCCtactgcatcagcctcccaagacCTGGGATTATGAGTATTCACCACGACATCTGTTTTCAGTGGTGCTTTTATGGATGGGCCATTTCTGAAATATGTTCCAACTTGTAATTATGACATAACAAATGTGTTAGCAGGTAAAGTTGAACAAGGCACTTTAATAAATGTTCTGAGTGTTTAGATTTTGTGGTTATTTGTTGTGgcacttaaaacattttcattgatttgttgttgttgttgctgttttgtttttcaagacaggtaatcatggctgtcctggaacttgatctgtagaccaggctggacttgaactcacagagatccacctgcctctgcctcctgagggctggaattaaagacatgctctACCACCGCCTAGCTTTGAACTTTaatgaaatagtttatttttttagtcatgaatgtaaatttttaaatttttattcttaattatgcatatgtgtgtgtgtgcatgtaagggaaagtgcccacagaggccaaaagtgTCAGATCACCCAGGAGTTACAGTTACAGgtggtgtgagctgcctgacatgggtcctggacccaggtcctctgcaagagcaatacatgcttttaactgctgaactatccatccttctgtttgtctgatatagtgtctcactctgtggccccaAGCTCCTGCTAATCATCCTGCTGAGGCCTCCTGAGtatgagattacaggcatgacaCACTATACctagcttgctttttgttttttatttctatttatttctgtatttacttatttattgggccttttgagacaaggtttctctgtgcagccttgtgTTACAggatatttgcacactgtgtgaaggtttattgctgtgattggtgtaataaaaagctgaacagccaatagctaggcaggaagtgtaggtgggacttctgggcagagaggggaagtaggaggaggaatctaagcATGGGAGAGAGACACAAGGAGACACTAACAAAGCAGGATTTGTggtacattaatagaaatggattaatttaagttataagagctagttaaaaacaagcctaagataaggccaagctttcataattaataagtctctgtgttattatttgtgagctggtggcccaaaaaaTTTTTTACTacagctttggctgttctggaacgcattctgtagaccaggctggccttgaactcacagagatccacctgcctctgcctcctgagtgctcggatttAAGAcatgcaccaacactgcctggctttgtttgcttttgaaatagGTTATCATCTAAAGAAATAATGGatttaataaaataagttaacatctgttgtggaataatctttttgtacactgtaagtATGTACTGCTGTcattgttaataaagaactgactggccaatagctaggcaggattttgggggcagagagaacattAGGAAGAAGAAGGGCTAAGCCAAAGAATCTTGAGGAGATGTGGAGAGGAGATGAActtgccatactgagaaaaggtaccaagccatgtggcagagcataaataagaaatatgggttaatttaaaatgtaagagctagttagtaacaagccttaGCTatcggccgagcatttataattaatattaagtctctgttgtggttatttgggaagtggttgGTGgtaaagaaaagtctgcctacaaatATGTGCCCTGGTTAGGATGCATCACCTCTTGAACCCCCTGACAGAAATGGTAGTAATATACAAATCTCATAATCTGGCAAATCTATATTAGGGGTCTATTGCTCCAggaatgtgtgtgttttcattgtatttgtatttgtatgtatacaagtgtctgtctgtgtgtacaccaCCCATGggaggtgcccatggaggccagaagatgatatcagatcccctgaagctggagttacagttgagtgtgaaccacctgatgtgggtgctaggcacTGAGGAACCTGGAAGAGCCAGGGAACCATCTCTAACTCCCATGTCTCCAAGCTTTAACTGCTCAAAGTTTATGTATCTTCTCATTTATAACAACCACCAAATCAtgttaaacttttatttaaacatttttattatacttaggtatttacttattatgtgggtgggtgtgaggGAGTGCgttctgtccttctaccatgtggtttcgggggatctaactcaggtcatcagggttgtgCAGCAACTGCAACTTACCTGCCGAGCCCTCTCTCCTGGCCCAAAtcatattttaagtgtgtgttcttttgtgtgtgtggtggtagggatcaaactcagggcctcaagaCCGGAAGGTGGGCCCAGGGATGTAGCTGGTTGGtggactgcttgcctagcatgcataaagtccTGTGCTCATCTCCATTCCCTATCACTGTGTAAACTGAGCAAAGTGGACAGCCTGTAATCTCAGGTTTTGGGAGATAGTCAGGAatatcagtagttcaaggtcatccttgtggtgatatttcgttgtactctaataaaacttgcatgaagatcagaggacagagccagccacagaggtcaggcaatggtggcacacacctttaatcctagcactcaggaggcagagatccatctggatctctgtgagttcaaaaccaccctggactcCACAGGATTAATCAAGTTTAGAAGataaacagccaggcagtggtggcacacacctttaatcccagtacttggaagtcacacacttttttttgcgggggtgggggtgtggggggggtgtgggtcttttcaagacagggtttctctgtgtagctttggagcctgtcctggaactcacagagacctgcctgcctctgcctttcaagtgctgggattaaaggcatgcgataCCACTACCCATCTTGGGagtcacactcctttaatcccagcactaggaaggttgagacaggaagtgatatggctgggcagagaaaggaatataaagcgggaggagacaggaattaggccctttcagctgaggactcagaggcattcagtctgaggattcgtgaaAACAGGATCTTCTCTTTCTGGCTGAGGAGTCGGcaaggtaagaagtggctgtggtttgtttcctctgatattccagcatttaccccatatctggctccaggtttttattataagaccatttggGATTAGTGCAACACGTCTTCAGCTAAATATCAAGTTCAAAATCAgtctgggatacaggagaccttatctaaaacaaagcaaaactcctATACCCAGCCCCAAGTCCCAGGTTTttgagtatgcatgtgtatggaggtcagaggtcagaggatgattGAACGAGTCTTCCTCAACTGCTATTTGCCTTACTTttcaaaacaagttttttttaattaaatttttaaaattagttattttgtgtgcattggtgttttacccgCGTGTCTGTCTATGTGATGGTGCTaggtcccttgaaactggagctataggcagttgtgagctgccatttgggtgctaggaattgaactctggtccttatgaggagcagccagtgctcttaacctctgaaccccGTCTCCAGTCCTTAAAACAGTTTATTGAACCTGAAACTTGCTGATTAGGCTGGCCTGGCTGCCTAGGAACCTCCAGGGGTCTTCCCATCGCCACCTCtccatcactgggattacaggtgcacaccagcATTCAagccttttatgtgggtgctagggatctgaacgcAAGTCCTCATGTTTGTATGGTGAGCATTTTGCtgaccgagccacctctccagctcctcaagtCCCAGGTTTTTGAAGACATTCAGAATATgacattcatttaaaatttttctaaatattaagtAGAACTCTTGCTGAGTCCTCTAGTTTGGTCCCTACCCATGTAGTTGATCTTTCTGGTTTGTGCTAGTGGAAATTCTTGAAGCAAACCATCTGGTTACAAAGTGAAAATT
The Peromyscus leucopus breed LL Stock chromosome 11, UCI_PerLeu_2.1, whole genome shotgun sequence DNA segment above includes these coding regions:
- the LOC114694681 gene encoding survival motor neuron protein isoform X1, whose translation is MAMGSGGAASEQEDAVLFRRGTGQSDDSDIWDDTALIKAYDKAVASFKHALKNGDVCETSDKPKGTARRKPAKKNKNQKKSAIPPLKQWKVGDKCSAIWSEDGCVYPATIASIDFKKETCVVVYTGYGNREEQNLSDLLSPTCEVANHAEQSTQENESQASTDDSENSSRSLGSKPHSKSKAAPWNSFLPPPPPMPGSGLGPGKPGLRFNGPPPPPPPPFLPCWMPPFPSGPPIIPPPPPISPDCLDDTDALGSMLISWYMSGYHTGYYMGFRQNKKEGKRSHTN
- the LOC114694681 gene encoding survival motor neuron protein isoform X2, with amino-acid sequence MAMGSGGAASEQEDAVLFRRGTGQHALKNGDVCETSDKPKGTARRKPAKKNKNQKKSAIPPLKQWKVGDKCSAIWSEDGCVYPATIASIDFKKETCVVVYTGYGNREEQNLSDLLSPTCEVANHAEQSTQENESQASTDDSENSSRSLGSKPHSKSKAAPWNSFLPPPPPMPGSGLGPGKPGLRFNGPPPPPPPPFLPCWMPPFPSGPPIIPPPPPISPDCLDDTDALGSMLISWYMSGYHTGYYMGFRQNKKEGKRSHTN